Proteins encoded within one genomic window of Triticum aestivum cultivar Chinese Spring chromosome 2D, IWGSC CS RefSeq v2.1, whole genome shotgun sequence:
- the LOC123055002 gene encoding serine/threonine-protein kinase PCRK1, with protein sequence MWWLPPCFHGGNAAKGEGRDHFDPNPVSPAAASARSMSTATSSTITAPSGSDLTGSINASDMSADSIQRPQQYPSFADRPANLRVFTYAELRAATRNLSRSLMLGEGGFGCVYRGAIKVNAGAGDETPPPMEVAVKHLNRNGLQGHKEWLTEVNVLGIVDHPNLVKLVGYCADDDERGAQRLLVYEYMPNRSVDDHLSGRAIGTTLSWPMRLRVALDAAKGLKYLHEDMDFQIIFRDLKTSNILLDEDWNAKLSDFGMAREGPTEGLTHVSTAVVGTLGYAAPEYIQTGRLNAKSDIWSYGVLLYELITGRRPIDGERPRGEQKLLDWVKPYISDTNRLRLIVDPKLEGRYSIKSVAKLVTVANRCLARLPKARPRMGEVLDMVQKAVDVDGAAAGAGAPPLHHYSSGGSRGEGGSSKLRQEGKKGFHGQWRAGRGKGPLMC encoded by the exons ATGTGGTGGCTGCCGCCTTGCTTCCACGGCGGCAACgcggccaagggggaaggccgAGACCACTTCGACCCCAACCCCGTGTCGCCGGCCGCGGCCTCGGCGCGGTCCATGAGCACGGCCACGTCGTCCACCATCACCGCCCCGTCCGGCTCGGACCTCACCGGCTCCATCAACGCCTCCGACATGAGCGCCGACTCCATCCAGCGCCCGCAGCAGTACCCGAGCTTCGCCGACCGGCCCGCCAACCTCCGGGTCTTCACCTACGCCGAGCTGCGGGCCGCCACCCGCAACCTCAGCCGCTCGCTCATGCTCGGCGAGGGGGGCTTCGGCTGCGTCTACCGGGGCGCCATCAAGGTCAACGCCGGCGCCGGAGACGAGACGCCTCCCCCGATGGAGGTCGCCGTCAAGCACCTCAACCGGAACGGGCTTCAG GGGCACAAGGAGTGGCTGACGGAGGTGAACGTCCTGGGCATCGTGGACCACCCCAATCTGGTGAAGCTGGTGGGCTACTGCGCCGACGACGACGAGCGAGGGGCGCAGAGGCTTCTGGTGTACGAGTACATGCCGAACCGGAGCGTGGACGATCACCTGTCGGGCAGAGCGATCGGGACGACTCTGTCGTGGCCTATGCGGCTCCGGGTGGCTCTCGACGCCGCCAAGGGGCTCAAGTACCTGCACGAAGACATGGATTTCCAG ATAATTTTCCGGGACCTGAAGACGTCAAATATATTGCTGGATGAGGACTGGAACGCCAAACTGTCAGACTTCGGCATGGCTAGGGAAGGCCCGACGGAGGGCCTCACACACGTCTCCACAGCG GTGGTTGGCACCCTGGGGTACGCGGCACCGGAGTACATCCAGACGGGGCGGCTGAACGCCAAGAGCGACATCTGGAGCTACGGGGTGCTGCTCTACGAGCTCATCACGGGTCGCCGGCCCATCGACGGGGAGCGGCCGCGGGGCGAGCAGAAGCTCCTGGACTGGGTGAAGCCCTACATCTCCGACACCAACAGGCTGCGGCTGATCGTGGACCCGAAGCTGGAGGGGCGCTACAGCATCAAGTCGGTGGCCAAGCTGGTCACCGTGGCCAACCGCTGCCTCGCCAGGCTGCCCAAGGCGCGCCCCAGGATGGGGGAGGTGCTGGACATGGTGCAGAAGGCCGTCGACgtcgacggcgccgccgccggcgctggCGCTCCTCCGCTGCACCACTacagcagcggcggcagcagggGGGAGGGCGGCAGCTCCAAGCTGAGGCAGGAGGGCAAGAAAGGGTTTCATGGTCAGTGGCGAGCTGGAAGAGGAAAAGGGCCTCTCATGTGCTGA